TTTATTGTTTCAGGATTTCAGTCGTTTAAAGCCCTATCAGATGAGCCTTGTAAACCTTTCGACAAAGACCGCAAAGGTCTTAATTCGGGTGAAGCTGCTACAACAATAATTCTAAGCATCACAGATAATAAAGATGAATTGAAAGATAAAATTATCATCGAAGGTGGCGCAATAACCAACGATGCAAACCATATTTCGGGTCCTTCCAGAACAGGCGAAGGTCTTGTGAAAGCTATAAACAAAATAAAGGAGTCGGTATCCAACTTCAACCCCGATTTCATAAATGCACACGGAACTGCGACTCCGTACAACGACGAAATGGAAGCCATTGCATTTGGCAGAACTGATTTAAACAGAGTTTACACTAATAGTTTAAAAGGTTACTTCGGACATACAATGGGAGCCGCAGGTGTTATTGAAACTGTTTTATGTGGCGAAGCCCTGATTGACAATACGCTTATCAAATGCTTGGGATTTGAAAATTTAGGCACAAGTGTAGACATTAACGTTATTGACAAAACCGTAAATCATAAATCGGGACTTAAGCAGTGTTTGAAAACTGCCTCAGGATTTGGCGGATGCAACGCTGCCGTGCTAATTTCTAAAATGATTTAACATGCAAGATAATACGATTAAATACTGCAAAATTTCATTGGAAGAAGTCAATTATTCCGATAAGGATTTTTATCGCAATAATGATAAGGCAGATATGATTACATTTGCAAAAAAAATTTATAAATCGTTGGAAATAGATTATCCGAAATTTTATAAAATGGACTTGCTTGCGAAATTAGGGTTTTTATCTACCGAAATACTTTTTCAAAAAGCTGAACTATCAGTTGAGGAAAAAGAAAATCTTGCATTGTTTATGCTAAGTTCGTACTCGTCGTTAAGCACCGATTGTAATTACCAAGCCACATTAGGCGATGATTTTTTTCCAAGTCCGGCAGTATTTGTATACACCTTGCCAAATATAGTTTTGGGCGAAATCTGCATACGACACAAAATCTACGGCGAAAACACTTGTATAATTTCAGAAAATAAAAACAACGAAAATTTTATAAATATCATTGACTCAACATATAGCACGTCGGATACAAACCATGCTATAGTCCTATTTGTTGACGAATTCAACGATATTAATTATGCAGAAGCATATCTGATAAACAGGAGCAA
This genomic window from Lentimicrobiaceae bacterium contains:
- a CDS encoding beta-ketoacyl synthase N-terminal-like domain-containing protein, whose protein sequence is MSFVYQIGNNIISPLGFSTYENYNAIKEGKTSLTKYDKSALNLTEDFCASIIDKNELEVQLKAANIQNIDNTFDKLIILSAHKAVQQANINPSSKDVLFILSTTKGNITAIDNTNKNCTDTSQAYLWRSANILCKHFENSNQPIVISNACISGVSAIVIAKRLLIAKKFKYVIIVGADLSSRFIVSGFQSFKALSDEPCKPFDKDRKGLNSGEAATTIILSITDNKDELKDKIIIEGGAITNDANHISGPSRTGEGLVKAINKIKESVSNFNPDFINAHGTATPYNDEMEAIAFGRTDLNRVYTNSLKGYFGHTMGAAGVIETVLCGEALIDNTLIKCLGFENLGTSVDINVIDKTVNHKSGLKQCLKTASGFGGCNAAVLISKMI